One Nitrosopumilus piranensis genomic region harbors:
- a CDS encoding cupredoxin domain-containing protein: MVSQYIWIGVVIGAFVVGIAGSYTVFNAENTSVAPQNMQQMMQDSTQRQQMRSMMMQDSDMMTEMMQDPQFMQRMGSMCSNPELCQGMFDSMMSNPEMMQRMTEMMGGSMGRHMMGSMMNQQMLDTMNQPLTDTQAELPIGSEPQLRTFEIELGEVEFFANTENESGDEDTVYVELHKWNPNVFVVNKGDTVSLKVTNPRGNYHSFSIPEFGVSTSMLDPRGGTETIEFVADKAGTFTFSCEVPYNPDQQWCDPDHAMMTGTIIVLDN, from the coding sequence ATGGTAAGCCAATACATATGGATCGGAGTTGTTATTGGGGCATTTGTAGTAGGAATTGCAGGCAGTTATACAGTTTTTAATGCTGAAAACACATCTGTTGCACCACAAAATATGCAACAGATGATGCAAGATTCCACTCAAAGACAGCAAATGCGTTCAATGATGATGCAAGATTCAGATATGATGACAGAGATGATGCAAGATCCTCAATTTATGCAAAGAATGGGTTCAATGTGCAGTAATCCAGAACTATGTCAAGGAATGTTTGATTCTATGATGTCAAATCCTGAAATGATGCAAAGAATGACAGAGATGATGGGAGGTTCTATGGGCAGACATATGATGGGAAGCATGATGAATCAACAAATGCTTGATACAATGAATCAACCACTAACAGACACACAAGCAGAACTTCCAATAGGCTCAGAGCCTCAATTAAGAACATTTGAAATTGAGCTTGGAGAAGTAGAATTCTTTGCAAACACTGAAAATGAAAGTGGTGATGAAGATACAGTATATGTTGAACTTCACAAATGGAATCCTAACGTATTTGTTGTAAACAAAGGAGACACAGTATCCCTTAAAGTGACAAATCCAAGAGGAAATTATCATTCATTCTCAATTCCTGAATTTGGAGTGTCAACTAGCATGCTAGATCCTAGAGGAGGAACAGAAACAATAGAATTTGTGGCAGATAAGGCAGGAACGTTTACATTTTCTTGTGAGGTCCCCTATAATCCTGATCAGCAGTGGTGTGATCCAGATCATGCTATGATGACAGGCACGATAATCGTCCTAGACAACTAG